DNA from bacterium:
ACGAAACAGTTCGACGGCTTGGACGTCCGGATCTTCAAGTTGATCACGCAGACGCTTGGGATCCAGAAGGTGTCGTGGCAGATCGTCCAGTTCGACGCGATGATCCCCGGGCTCGTCGCGAAGCGGTGGGACGTCGCCGCGGACAACATCCACGAAAACGCGAAGCGGCTCGCCGTGATCGACTTCACGAGCCCCGCGTATTGGTACGGCTCCGCGCTCGCGGTCCACAAGGGGAACCCGAAGAACATTCACACCGCGGCCGACCTCGCCGGCAAGGTCGTCGGGGTCGTGCGCGGCAGCTTCAACCACACCTTCCTCGAGAAGCGCACGGACATCAAGGAGCTCAAGCTGTACACGACCAACGAGGCCGAGTTCGCGGATCTGATCGCCGGGCGCATCGACGTGACGATGGAAGACGACATCAAGGTCGGTCTGTTCATCAAGAATCACCCCGGCGTGCCGATCGAGTTTGCGACCGGCTACTCCCCCTCGCTCGAGGAGTACGGGTACGCCCGCTACGGCATCCGCAAGGACGACGTGGACCTCAACTTCGCGATCTCGCGCGCGATCGACGAACTGCGCGCCCGGCGCGACGGCATCCCGAAGGTGCTCGAAGAGGGCGGCCTCAGCCTCCGGAACATGTGGTACTGGCCGGTGACCGGCTCCAAGTGAGGCCGCAGGCGGGGACGGCGCCGCCGTCCCCGCCCGCGAGCCCGACCGAAGGGGAGAGGACTCGAGGCGCGGGTGCGGGAGGCAGCATGAAGATCACGAAGGTCGAGGCGATACCGCTCCGGATCCCGGAGCTGGACTGGACGCGCGCGGACGGCATCCAGGATGACGTGATCGTGCGTGTCCACACCGATGCGGGGATCACCGGGGTCGGGGAGGCAGATGCGTCGCCCCACGTCGTCAAGGCGCTGGTGGATGCGCCCGAGTCGTGGATGCGATCGCGCGGAGTGGCCGGGATGCTCGTCGGCGAGGACCCGCTTCACACCGAACGGCTGTGGGACAAGATGTACGAGGGCACGCTCTGGATGGGGCGTGGCGGCGTCGCGGTCGAGGCGATCGCCGCGGTCGACCTGGCGCTGTGGGACATCAAGGGCAAGGTGCTCGGCCTGCCGGTGCACACGCTCCTCGGCGGGGCGCGCCGCGACACGATCCCCGTCTACGCGAGCATGCTGTTCGAGAAGGATCTCGGCCTCATGCGCGACACCGCGCAGCGGTACGTCGCGCAGGGCTACCGGGCGGTGAAATTCGGGTGGGGGCCGATCGGCCCCGACTTCGCGACCGACGTGATGCTGGTGCGCGAGGCCCGTGCGGCGATCGGTGACGCCGCGCTCCTCGTCGACGCGGGCGCGCCGTGGACGCTGCGGGAGGCGATCCGGCGTCTCGACGCGTTTCAAGAATACTCGCCGTTTTGGTTGGAGGAGGCGCTGGCCAGCGATGATGTGTCGGGGTGGGCGCGTCTCACCGCGGCGTCCCGGGGTACCCGGATCGCGACCGGGGAGCAGGAGACGCTCGCGGGCGCGTTCCGAGCCCTGCTCGAGATCGGCCACGTCGATGTGATCCAGCCCGACCTGGCCCGCGCCGGCGGATTCACCCAGGGACGCCGGATCGCCGATCTCGCCGCGGCGCACCACGCGCTGCTGGTGCCGCACGCGTGGAAGTCGGGGATCCTGGTCGCCGCGTCGATGCACTTCGCCGCGACGTTGCCAGACGTGCCGTTCGTCGAGTACACGGTCGCCGAGTCTCCGCTGCGCCGGGATCTTGTGCGGAGCGACGTCGAGGTGACGAACGGGATCGCGCGGATCCCCCAGCGGCCCGGGCTCGGGGTCGAACTGAACGAAGAGATCGTGGAGCGCTACCGCGTCGACCGGTAGGACGGCACACCGGCCGCGGCCCGGGACCGACCCGGCCGCCGGGGAGGCGGCGGGCTCCGCGGGACGAGGGAGGCTGACCGTGGAAATTCGGGAAACCGTTCCCCATCTGTTCTTGGATTTCATGCAGATGCGGGAGTTCGCGAAAGACCCGCTGGTGTTCGTCGGCGGCGAGGGCGTTCGGCTGACCGACACCGCCGGTCGCACCTACATCGACGGGTTGTCGGGCGTGTTCGTGATGAGCCTGGGGCACGGCAACCTGCCGGTGATCGAGGCGATGACGGCGCAGGCGCAGCAGTTGGCGTTCGCGCCACCGCTCCACAGCACGAGCCTGCCGGCGCTCAAACTCACCGAGTTGTTGCTTCGGATCGCGCCCGATGGCGTGGGCGCGGTCAAGCTGCTCAGCGGAGGGTCCGAGGCCACCGAGGCCGCGATGAAGCTCGCGCGGCAGTTTCACCAGCAGACCGGGCACCCGCGGAAGTACAAGATCATCGGGCGCTACGGCGGCTATCACGGCGCCACGATGGGGGCCCTGTCCGCCGGGGGCGGGCGGGATCGGAAGTCTCCATACGAGCCGCTCGGGGTGGGCTTCCTCCACGTCCACCCGCCGTACTGCTATCGGTGTCCGTTCGATCAAACCTACCCCGGGTGCGGACGCACCTGCGTGTCGTTGATCGAGCGGACGATCGAGGCCGAGGATCCGGAGACGGTCGCGGCGGTGATCGTGGAACCGATCTCGCTCTCGTCCGCGGGGTTCATCGTGCCGCCGCCCGACTACCTGCCGCGGCTGCGCGACGCGTGCACCCGTCACAACGTCGTGTTGATCTACGACGAGATCATCACGGGGTTCGGGCGGCTCGGCACGATGTTCGCGTCCCAGTACTACGAGGCGGCACCGGACATCACGTGTTGCGGCAAGGGGATGAGCGGCGGGTACGCGCCGCTTTCGGCGATTCTGATCCGCGACCGCGTGGCGGACGCGTTCTACGGCGAGGCAGGCGAACGGCGGGAGTTTCACCACGGGCACACCTTCGGCGGGAACCCCGTGGCGTGCGCGGCGGGGGTAGCGGCGGTCACGCAGCTGATCGACCGGGACGTCGTCGGGAATGCCAAACGCCAGGGGGACCACCTCCGGCGGCGCCTCCTCGGCCTCGCGGAGCGCCACCCCATGATCGGCGACGTACGCGGCGCAGGCCTGCTGCAGGGGGTGGAGTTCGTGGCCGACCGGAAGACCGCCGCGAGGTTCCCCGGGGGCACCCGCCCGGCGAAGCTCGTCGAACGCGCCTGCCGCGAGCGCGGTCTGCTCCTCCGCTGCGGCGACGAGTTCGCCGTGCTCGCGCCTCCGCTCGTGGTGACGGCGGCCGACATCGATCAAATGTGTGACATTCTCGGCGACAGCATCGCCGTGGCCCAGGAGGCGCTTCGATGACGAAGGGACAGTTCCGTGCCGGCGTCGGTCGCGCGACCATCACGCCGCCGCTCACGGTGCCCCACGCGGGGTGGGGCGCGCAGACCCATGTGTACGCCGAGGGGATCGAGACCGATCTGTGGGCGACCGTGCTGCTCCTGGACGACGGGACCGAGCGTGCGGCGATCGTCGATCTGGACCTGGTGGTCATCAATCAGCAAGAAACGGAGGCGATCGCCGCCGCGGTTGCCGGGGTGGTCGGGATCCGCCCGGCGCAAGTCCGGGTGTCGGTGACCCACAATCACACCGGGCCGCCGCCGAGCCGCTGGGACTGGTTGGACGGCACCGACGCGCTGCGACGCTACTACGAGTCGCTTCCCGAGTTCTCCGCCGGGGCGGCCCGCATCGCGCTCGCGGGTCTGCGCCCGGCGCGCGTCGGCGTGGGGACCGGGGAGAGCCGCGTCGCGGTCAACCGCCGCGAGACCGCGCCGGACGGACGCACCGTCGCCGGGGTCAACCTCGCCGGGGTGATCGATCCCCAGGTGTTCGTCCTGCGGATCGACACCACCGAACGGGAGCCGCTCGCCGTCCTCGTCGGTTACACGATGCACCCCACGACGGCGGGGCCGACGTTCCGGCGCATCACCGCCGACTGGCCAGGCCACATGAAGCGCACGGTGGAACGGCTCACCGGGGCCACGTGCCTATTCGCGCAGGGTGCGACCGGCAACATCGGCCCGGGGGTCGACAGCTACACCGACGACGCCAGCGCGATCCGCCGGTTGGGTACGCTCGTGGGGTACGAGGCTGCCCGCGTGCACCTGGACATGCGGGTGCCGGCCGTGCAGCCTGTTCACGAGCGCGTCTGGGAGTCCGGGGCGCCGCTCGGCAAGTGGACGACCCGCCCGATCGCCGTCCCCGAGCCGATCGTGCGGAGCCGCGTGGCGACGCTCCGGCTGCCGCTCCGGCCGCAGCCCCCCGTCCCCGAGGCCGCGGCGCACCTGGTCGCGGTCCAGCGCAAACTGCGGGAGCTCGTGGACCGAGGCGCGCCGGCCGCGGAGATCGAAGCCGCGACGTTCGTCACCAAGCGCGCCAACATGACCGTGACGCGCGCGCGCACGTACGGCGGTCGGAGCGAGGACGCTGTGGAGCTGCACCTGCTCAGGATCGGCCCCGCCGTGCTCGCCGCGATCTCGTGCGAGCCGTTCGCCGAGATCGCGCTGGCGATCAAAGCGCGGTCGCCGTTTCCGCACACGTGGTTCGGCGGGTACGTCGGTGGGTGGGGAGGATACATCCCGATCGCCGACGAGTACCCGCGCGGAGGGTACGAGGTGGAGACCTCGCCGTTCACCCCCGAGGCAGCGGCCCGCGTGGTCGACGGCACGCTCGCCGCGCTTCAGGAGTTCCACAAGGCGACCGAGGGTTCGGAAGCGACGAAGCGGTAGTCAAATCCGTGGACGGCGCCGCGTCGGGGACGACGATGCGGCGCGCCGCCACAGGGAGCGAGGGGGACGCCACGATGGATGAGCACAGGCACGTGATCGATTCGATCCTCGAGTCGCGGGGCCGAGGCCGACGCCTGACCCGCAGGGAGTTGATGCGCGCGGGTCTGGCCGTGGGCAGCGGCGTGGCCGCGGCCCGGATGCTGCAAGGTTGGCCGGTCGCTGCGG
Protein-coding regions in this window:
- a CDS encoding aspartate aminotransferase family protein, encoding MEIRETVPHLFLDFMQMREFAKDPLVFVGGEGVRLTDTAGRTYIDGLSGVFVMSLGHGNLPVIEAMTAQAQQLAFAPPLHSTSLPALKLTELLLRIAPDGVGAVKLLSGGSEATEAAMKLARQFHQQTGHPRKYKIIGRYGGYHGATMGALSAGGGRDRKSPYEPLGVGFLHVHPPYCYRCPFDQTYPGCGRTCVSLIERTIEAEDPETVAAVIVEPISLSSAGFIVPPPDYLPRLRDACTRHNVVLIYDEIITGFGRLGTMFASQYYEAAPDITCCGKGMSGGYAPLSAILIRDRVADAFYGEAGERREFHHGHTFGGNPVACAAGVAAVTQLIDRDVVGNAKRQGDHLRRRLLGLAERHPMIGDVRGAGLLQGVEFVADRKTAARFPGGTRPAKLVERACRERGLLLRCGDEFAVLAPPLVVTAADIDQMCDILGDSIAVAQEALR
- a CDS encoding neutral/alkaline non-lysosomal ceramidase N-terminal domain-containing protein: MTKGQFRAGVGRATITPPLTVPHAGWGAQTHVYAEGIETDLWATVLLLDDGTERAAIVDLDLVVINQQETEAIAAAVAGVVGIRPAQVRVSVTHNHTGPPPSRWDWLDGTDALRRYYESLPEFSAGAARIALAGLRPARVGVGTGESRVAVNRRETAPDGRTVAGVNLAGVIDPQVFVLRIDTTEREPLAVLVGYTMHPTTAGPTFRRITADWPGHMKRTVERLTGATCLFAQGATGNIGPGVDSYTDDASAIRRLGTLVGYEAARVHLDMRVPAVQPVHERVWESGAPLGKWTTRPIAVPEPIVRSRVATLRLPLRPQPPVPEAAAHLVAVQRKLRELVDRGAPAAEIEAATFVTKRANMTVTRARTYGGRSEDAVELHLLRIGPAVLAAISCEPFAEIALAIKARSPFPHTWFGGYVGGWGGYIPIADEYPRGGYEVETSPFTPEAAARVVDGTLAALQEFHKATEGSEATKR
- a CDS encoding mandelate racemase/muconate lactonizing enzyme family protein, producing the protein MKITKVEAIPLRIPELDWTRADGIQDDVIVRVHTDAGITGVGEADASPHVVKALVDAPESWMRSRGVAGMLVGEDPLHTERLWDKMYEGTLWMGRGGVAVEAIAAVDLALWDIKGKVLGLPVHTLLGGARRDTIPVYASMLFEKDLGLMRDTAQRYVAQGYRAVKFGWGPIGPDFATDVMLVREARAAIGDAALLVDAGAPWTLREAIRRLDAFQEYSPFWLEEALASDDVSGWARLTAASRGTRIATGEQETLAGAFRALLEIGHVDVIQPDLARAGGFTQGRRIADLAAAHHALLVPHAWKSGILVAASMHFAATLPDVPFVEYTVAESPLRRDLVRSDVEVTNGIARIPQRPGLGVELNEEIVERYRVDR
- a CDS encoding transporter substrate-binding domain-containing protein, which gives rise to MGKLRGIVCLVVAGLFLVGTSLPVLAVGNILGINSFTGGDGSFKRVLREGITIGIANDYPFTYQDEKTKQFDGLDVRIFKLITQTLGIQKVSWQIVQFDAMIPGLVAKRWDVAADNIHENAKRLAVIDFTSPAYWYGSALAVHKGNPKNIHTAADLAGKVVGVVRGSFNHTFLEKRTDIKELKLYTTNEAEFADLIAGRIDVTMEDDIKVGLFIKNHPGVPIEFATGYSPSLEEYGYARYGIRKDDVDLNFAISRAIDELRARRDGIPKVLEEGGLSLRNMWYWPVTGSK